One window of the Pieris brassicae chromosome 4, ilPieBrab1.1, whole genome shotgun sequence genome contains the following:
- the LOC123709009 gene encoding dihydrolipoyl dehydrogenase: protein MGYKILKLASSPLRNGSFRIAVRQYATTHEADVVVIGSGPGGYVAAIKAAQLGFKTVSVEKDPTLGGTCLNVGCIPSKALLHNSHLYHMAKHDFKQRGIEVGQVSFNFDTMMTYKTNAVKALTGGIAMLFNKNKVKLVKGVGSIVAPNKVEVKGEKGVETINTKNIIIATGSEVTPFPGVTFDEQQIITSTGALALKKVPKKMLVIGAGVIGLELGSVYQRLGADVTAIEFLDTIGGVGIDGEVSKTLQKLLTKQGMKFKLGTKVTSVTKEGGAVKVGVEGSKGGNKETLDCDVVLISIGRRPYTRDLGLDKAGIALDDRGRVPVNNKFQTTVPGIYAIGDCIHGPMLAHKAEDEGIVCVEGIKGMPVHFNYDAIPSVIYTSPEVGWVGKSEEDLKKEGKAYKVGKFPFLANSRAKTNGEPDGFVKVLADKATDVILGTHIIGPGGGELINEAVLAQEYGAAAEDVARVCHAHPTCAEALREANLAAYAGKPINF, encoded by the exons atggGTTACAAAATTCTAAAATTGGCTTCCTCTCCTTTGCGG aatggGAGCTTCAGGATTGCTGTTAGGCAATATGCCACCACTCATGAAGCTGATGTTGTTGTAATTGGTTCGGGCCCTGGCGGTTATGTCGCTGCCATCAAAGCTGCACAGTTAGGATTCAAG acaGTCTCAGTTGAAAAGGATCCTACACTAGGTGGAACATGTTTAAATGTGGGATGTATTCCATCAAAGGCATTGCTACACAATTCTCACTTATACCACATGGCAAAGCACGACTTCAAGCAAAGGGGTATTGAAGTTGGTCAAGTATCCTTTAACTTTGACACTATGATGACTTACAAAACAAATGCAGTAAAGGCCCTTACTGGGGGAATTGCGATGCTTTTTAATAAGAACAAG GTAAAATTAGTCAAAGGCGTAGGATCAATAGTCGCACCTAACAAAGTCGAAGTGAAGGGAGAGAAAGGAGTCGAaacaataaacacaaaaaacatCATTATTGCAACTGGATCAGAAGTGACCCCTTTCCCCGGTGTTACG TTTGACGAACAACAAATTATTACCTCCACTGGCGCTCTCGCACTCAAGAAAGTTCCCAAGAAGATGTTGGTGATCGGAGCCGGCGTGATCGGTCTCGAGCTGGGCTCGGTGTACCAGAGGCTGGGCGCCGACGTCACTGCTATCGAATTCTTAGATACTATTGGAG GCGTCGGCATCGACGGTGAAGTCTCGAAGACGCTACAGAAGCTGTTGACGAAGCAAGGAATGAAGTTCAAGCTCGGCACCAAAGTCACCTCCGTCACGAAAGAGGGCGGAGCCGTGAAGGTCGGCGTCGAAGGCTCCAAGGGAGGGAACAAAGAGACG CTGGACTGCGACGTGGTGCTGATCTCCATCGGACGCCGACCCTACACCCGAGACCTGGGGCTCGACAAGGCGGGCATCGCCCTGGACGACCGAGGCAGAGTGCCCGTCAACAACAAGTTCCAGACCACCGTCCCCGG GATCTACGCGATCGGAGACTGCATCCACGGCCCCATGCTGGCGCACAAGGCGGAGGACGAGGGGATCGTCTGCGTCGAGGGCATCAAG GGTATGCCCGTGCACTTCAACTACGACGCGATTCCTTCGGTCATCTACACTTCGCCCGAGGTGGGCTGGGTCGGCAAGTCGGAGGAGGATCTCAAGAAAGAG GGCAAGGCGTACAAGGTGGGCAAGTTCCCGTTCCTGGCCAACTCCCGAGCCAAGACCAACGGGGAGCCCGACGGCTTCGTGAAGGTGTTGGCCGACAAGGCCACCGACGTCATCCTCGGCACGCACATCATCGGACCG GGCGGCGGCGAGCTGATCAACGAGGCCGTGCTGGCGCAAGAGTACGGAGCGGCGGCCGAAGACGTCGCTCGAGTCTGCCACGCCCATCCC ACGTGCGCCGAAGCTCTGCGAGAGGCGAATCTGGCGGCGTACGCCGGGAAGCCGATCAACTTCTAA
- the LOC123709010 gene encoding protein FAM107B: MCERSRKASPAIQELLTVYENVEAGNFEFGSGRSSPAISSELGADTEMVQEGGAGAVDEGLIAPRRLNNPCLDSSARMDLHRELLFNQRIGKNVLNQKSELQKALSKHKEKQLMNQVKEHQETPELERAIAERARRLERAERGHEETDPATNPTLREVRARLRHAAPPSPAASAH; this comes from the exons ATGTGCGAGAGAAGTCGTAAAGCGTCACCTGCCATACAAGAACTGCTGACCGTCTACGAAAACg tCGAGGCCGGCAACTTTGAGTTTGGAAGTGGACGTTCGAGTCCCGCAATATCATCCGAGCTGGGAGCAGACACCGAGATGGTCCAGGAGGGTGGGGCAGGGGCCGTGGACGAAGGGCTAATCGCCCCGCGTCGGCTTAACAACCCCTGCCTGGACAGTTCTGCGAGGATGGACTTGCATAGAGAACTGCTCTTCAATCAGAGGAT AGGTAAAAATGTTCTGAACCAGAAGAGCGAACTACAAAAGGCCCTTTCAAAACACAAAGAGAAGCAGCTCATGAACCAAGTGAAGGAGCACCAGGAAACGCCAG AGTTGGAGAGGGCCATAGCCGAACGCGCCCGCAGGCTGGAGCGAGCCGAGCGCGGCCACGAAGAGACCGACCCCGCGACCAACCCGACCTTGCGAGAGGTGCGCGCGCGACTCAGACACGCGGCCCCGCCATCTCCCGCCGCGTCTGCGCACTGA
- the LOC123708430 gene encoding uncharacterized protein LOC123708430: MKTPETASAIKFPRVIDFTNMNAYFTKNTPLDVNQYSTNTDDKVSNANNNFNNDFDKNAKTLPHLKYNDFNLNSEAQKNEKDVAKLNYLANQEFSQNYFNNKNKLKGKYSFNNDKLRKPWDYSNKYENGKKSPIRYEYTTNHTALGSKYGNPYKRPFNSNIDEISPASSNLDFYNYQHPSTELGNIKNSPFLKSPFDDSDSNDLSILSEKFKPVNDYESSLKTFYTTPLTITSHWGNSFKTNEFPSHKTNFRKPVFQEDHDDIVHIPKRPSSGKYGTHFEISSLGDWAHKFKPYGYKNQYEWPKESNRYTSEEDLLDLRNHDLAHSSHPPFRPGYNDRPEEFDYKKLVDKWKQSYLKSKYKDSIREYETYASETKPIHVPVPKPYPIEVPHPVIVPVPQPYPVHVPVPKPVAIPVIREITVPIEKPVPYPVYKKVPYPVEKPVPVPVEKQVHVPIMKPYPVAVPQVRPLFHHTRPHDEREPDLEDDEEYQSRPESTKRIPNLKRPKNKRQPPRRPSRMTYHDRDRRRGPQRRPPSWDQRYRHTYSERRPYRHQDEYEEYEPDYVYCKRTGNC; the protein is encoded by the exons ATGAAGACACCTGAGACTGCTAGTGCGATTAAATTTCCTAGAGTTATCGATTTCACAAACATGAATGcctattttactaaaaatacacCCCTCGACGTGAATCAATACAGCACTAATACCGATGATAAAGTCTCAAATgcgaataataattttaacaacgattttgataaaaatgcCAAAACCCTTCCGCACCTAAAGTATAACGACTTTAACCTTAATAGCGAAGCCCAGAAGAACGAGAAGGACGTAGcgaaacttaattatttagcAAATCAAGAATTttctcaaaattattttaataataaaaataagctcAAAGGAAAGTACAGTTTTAATAAcgataaattaagaaaacctTGGGATTACAGCAATAAATACGAAAATGGTAAAAAGTCCCCTATACGCTATGAATACACTACAAATCATACAGCCTTAGGTTCGAAGTATGGGAATCCTTACAAACGTCCTTTTAACAGCAACATCGATGAAATATCTCCTGCCAGCAGCAATCtcgatttttataattatcaacACCCTAGTACGGAATTGggcaacattaaaaatagccCCTTTTTAAAATCGCCCTTTGATGACAGTGACAGCAATGATTTAAGTATCTTGTCTGAGAAATTTAAACCTGTAAACGATTATGAGAGTAGTTTGAAAACCTTTTACACCACACCCCTCACGATAACATCACATTGgggtaattcatttaaaacgaATGAGTTTCCTTcacataaaactaattttcgAAAACCAGTATTTCAAGAAGACCACGATGATATCGTACACATTCCTAAAAGACCTTCGAGTGGTAAATATGGAACGCACTTTGAAATCAGTTCCCTCGGGGACTGGGCCCACAAGTTTAAACCATACGGCTACAAAAATCAATACGAATGGCCTAAAGAAAGCAACAGGTACACATCGGAAGAAGATCTGTTAGACCTAAGAAATCATGATTTGGCACATTCCTCTCACCCACCCTTCAGACCAGGATACAACGATAGGCCCGAAGAGTTTGACTATAAAAAACTAGTCGACAAATGGAAACAAAGTTACTTGAAATCAAAATACAAAGATTCCATCCGTGAATATGAGACCTACGCATCAGAAACGAAACCCATCCACGTTCCAGTGCCAAAGCCGTACCCT ATAGAAGTACCTCATCCAGTGATAGTGCCAGTTCCTCAACCTTATCCGGTTCACGTCCCGGTACCGAAACCTGTAGCGATACCGGTTATTCGGGAGATAACCGTGCCGATTGAGAAGCCAGTGCCTTACCCGGTCTACAAAAAGGTTCCATATCCGGTAGAAAAGCCGGTGCCTGTACCTGTTGAAAAACAG GTACATGTACCAATAATGAAACCGTACCCCGTCGCCGTGCCACAAGTCAGGCCTCTGTTTCATCACACGCGGCCTCATGATGAACGAGAACCTGACTTGGAAGACGATGAAGAGTATCAGTCTCGGCCGGAGAGCACCAAGAGAATACCGAATTTGAAGCGGCCAAAAAA TAAAAGACAGCCACCACGTAGGCCTTCACGTATGACGTACCATGATCGGGATAGACGGCGGGGACCACAACGCCGACCACCTTCCTGGGACCAGAGATACAGACACACGTATAGTGAACGTCGTCCGTACAGACATCAGGATGAATACGAAGAATATGAACCAGATTACGTATATTGCAAACGAACTGGAAATTGTtaa